Proteins encoded in a region of the Pirellulales bacterium genome:
- a CDS encoding EAL domain-containing protein — MQTQLMEKRVVGVPWLERDREGAEPLQHPLHSFPFSIGRVESADLQIDDSRVSREHAVILREGKNHRIRDLHSTNGTLLNGQRVQDAELNDGDILVIAGVEFTFYAERSGRSYSMATEVAEAGNTTNEAAQTRELVRAIRRLQQSLTQRSVDVHFRPIIDLASHRIFGYEALRSSGEAPANGCEQMVLASAPRVAGHLYQLARLIAAEESTRHGLGDNLFLPVEAAEIGSDAVLDSLARLTRLTPVGHRLVATIPEAVVCDIPYFQTLRQGLRELGIRAAYQGFAGTHAQVMEKRTVAPDFLILAASLTTGIQRQPERQRQLQSVVRACHDLGSVPIATGLQIDDELRTCHDLGIPYGSGNVFGRPGQATSLADRAIEHTLEASLRR; from the coding sequence ATGCAAACGCAATTGATGGAAAAGCGCGTCGTGGGCGTGCCCTGGCTGGAACGCGACCGCGAAGGAGCTGAGCCGCTGCAGCATCCGTTGCATTCGTTTCCTTTTTCGATCGGACGCGTTGAATCGGCTGATCTGCAAATCGACGACAGCCGCGTCTCGCGTGAACATGCCGTGATCTTGCGCGAGGGAAAGAACCACCGCATTCGCGATCTGCACAGCACCAACGGCACACTTCTCAACGGACAGCGCGTGCAAGACGCCGAACTCAACGACGGCGACATTCTGGTAATCGCTGGTGTCGAATTCACGTTTTACGCCGAGCGCTCGGGCCGGTCGTATTCCATGGCGACTGAAGTGGCCGAAGCCGGCAACACGACCAACGAAGCAGCGCAAACTCGCGAGTTGGTCCGCGCCATTCGCCGATTGCAGCAGTCGCTGACGCAGCGTTCGGTGGATGTCCATTTTCGGCCTATTATCGATTTGGCGTCCCATCGCATCTTTGGCTACGAGGCACTGCGATCGTCCGGCGAGGCGCCGGCCAATGGCTGCGAGCAAATGGTGCTTGCCTCGGCGCCGCGCGTGGCCGGGCATCTGTACCAACTGGCGAGACTCATTGCCGCTGAAGAATCGACCCGGCACGGGCTGGGGGACAATTTGTTCTTGCCCGTCGAAGCCGCCGAGATCGGCAGCGACGCCGTGCTCGATTCGCTGGCCCGGCTGACGCGGCTGACCCCGGTGGGCCATCGCCTGGTGGCGACGATCCCCGAAGCCGTGGTATGCGACATTCCGTACTTCCAGACGCTGCGACAAGGGCTGCGAGAGCTGGGTATCCGCGCGGCCTATCAGGGCTTTGCCGGTACGCACGCGCAGGTTATGGAAAAGCGGACCGTCGCGCCCGATTTCCTCATCCTGGCTGCGTCACTCACGACCGGCATTCAACGCCAGCCGGAGCGGCAGCGCCAATTGCAATCCGTCGTACGCGCGTGCCACGATTTGGGAAGCGTGCCGATCGCGACTGGATTGCAGATCGACGACGAATTACGAACCTGCCACGACCTGGGAATCCCCTACGGCAGTGGCAATGTTTTCGGCCGCCCTGGTCAAGCGACCAGCCTGGCGGACCGCGCAATCGAGCACACTTTGGAAGCGTCGTTACGCAGGTGA
- a CDS encoding AAA family ATPase, whose protein sequence is MAGTETTGRDSVLAAVLSDEGFFPAEPHSLEETGLTVSLVESLIAKHLSTIGTASGRALAEAVCLPFGVLDPLYQSLRTRQILVHTGSAPLNDYYYTLTEQGRERAAAFRDACAYTGAAPVPMSEYLLSVEAQSIRAEAPKRSRLEKAFADISIDPILFDSLGPAVNSGAGLFLYGAPGNGKSTLARRITVCFGQQIWLPQTLIEDGQIIKLFDDVYHDVVENRQSSLMKVASYDRRWVKVRRPTVVVGGELTMDSLEIRHDPVSNTSEAPLQLKSNCGCLLIDDFGRQRIEPAALLNRWIIPLENRMDFLTLSTGKKIRVPFEQLIIFSTNLEPSDLVDEAFLRRIPYKIQINDPNEAEFHHLFELYALAIGCEYRADVVDHLLRTHYRAHNLPMRRCHPRDLLGQVRNYCVYNGLPMEMRPEYFDRVVKSYFTVLATAK, encoded by the coding sequence ATGGCGGGTACTGAAACGACAGGCCGCGACAGTGTTTTGGCGGCTGTGCTTTCTGACGAAGGGTTTTTCCCGGCCGAGCCGCACTCGCTCGAAGAGACCGGCCTTACGGTCTCGCTCGTCGAATCTTTGATCGCCAAGCATCTCTCCACGATCGGCACTGCCAGTGGCCGCGCCTTGGCCGAAGCCGTCTGCCTGCCGTTCGGTGTGCTCGATCCGCTCTATCAAAGCTTGCGCACCCGGCAAATCCTGGTGCATACGGGTTCGGCCCCGCTGAACGACTATTATTACACGCTTACCGAGCAAGGGCGCGAGCGGGCTGCGGCCTTTCGCGATGCCTGTGCCTACACGGGCGCGGCCCCCGTACCGATGTCCGAGTATTTGCTGTCGGTCGAGGCGCAGTCGATTCGCGCCGAAGCGCCAAAGCGCTCTCGGTTGGAAAAGGCGTTCGCCGATATCTCGATCGATCCAATCCTGTTCGACAGCCTCGGGCCGGCTGTGAATTCTGGCGCCGGCCTGTTTTTGTACGGCGCCCCCGGCAACGGCAAATCGACGCTGGCCCGGCGAATCACGGTCTGCTTCGGACAACAAATCTGGTTGCCTCAGACGTTGATCGAGGATGGGCAAATCATCAAGCTTTTCGACGATGTGTACCACGACGTCGTCGAGAATCGGCAATCGAGCCTGATGAAAGTGGCTTCGTACGATCGCCGCTGGGTGAAAGTGCGCCGGCCGACGGTCGTCGTCGGCGGCGAATTGACAATGGACAGTCTTGAAATCCGCCACGACCCGGTCAGTAACACCAGCGAAGCCCCGCTGCAGTTGAAGAGCAATTGCGGTTGCTTACTGATCGACGACTTTGGCCGGCAGCGCATCGAGCCGGCCGCGCTCTTGAACCGCTGGATCATCCCGCTGGAGAATCGGATGGATTTTCTCACCCTGTCGACGGGCAAGAAGATCCGCGTCCCCTTCGAACAATTGATCATTTTCTCGACAAATCTCGAGCCGTCGGACCTGGTAGACGAAGCGTTCCTGCGGCGAATCCCCTACAAAATCCAAATCAACGACCCGAACGAGGCCGAGTTCCATCACCTCTTCGAACTGTACGCCCTGGCCATTGGCTGCGAGTACCGTGCCGACGTGGTAGATCATCTGCTACGCACCCACTACCGCGCCCACAATCTGCCGATGCGACGTTGCCATCCGCGTGATCTACTCGGCCAGGTCCGCAACTACTGCGTCTACAACGGCCTGCCAATGGAAATGCGACCCGAGTACTTCGACCGCGTCGTGAAGAGCTATTTCACCGTCTTGGCGACCGCGAAATAG
- a CDS encoding diguanylate cyclase, with protein MTSTPLKVLLVAPEKTLLDSLSKFFDLLGLLAVQVTDPHLAATAAASERPDILILDSELLAHGGRELCRAVCGGGLQNHVFTLLLVPDGAPLEDMVEALKLGVDDFLAKPIVFGELLARLRAAARGLEYERRVQAYFGTESLPGLPNENAFRQALAAALAKPDRASSIACVAFDLDFFNRLNYMYGRPQADEALRGVARLLTKSCRPTDLAASRGDDCFCVLLPNRSEGEAGHWAEQFRSLLEETQFSLGTAVESITASFGVAAGVPGACQAEELLERASEALQAAKRSGRNCIMLRTSLDDDANAWTNLGAPGKLFDRTVARDVMTPSAITLKPDDSIVHAAVVFERTAQPAVPVVDLEGNLIGLLMADDLAGRAVEGQYATERVRDLMTTNPVRFGEQALFTELVGFFSEDPRALAVITDGSRPTGIITRNELVSLSEPLTAESFAAQDNDTSTSDYLIVPATSTNS; from the coding sequence ATGACATCGACTCCCCTAAAGGTCCTGCTCGTCGCACCGGAAAAGACGCTGCTCGACTCGCTCTCGAAATTCTTTGACCTGCTAGGTCTTCTGGCCGTGCAAGTCACGGATCCGCATTTGGCGGCGACAGCGGCTGCCAGCGAACGGCCCGACATCCTGATCCTCGATTCCGAGTTGCTGGCGCATGGCGGGCGCGAATTGTGCCGGGCGGTTTGCGGCGGCGGTTTGCAGAATCATGTCTTCACGCTGTTGTTGGTTCCCGACGGAGCGCCGCTCGAGGATATGGTCGAGGCCTTGAAGCTGGGCGTTGACGATTTTCTGGCCAAGCCGATTGTGTTCGGCGAATTGCTGGCCCGACTGCGCGCGGCGGCGCGCGGGTTGGAATACGAGCGGCGTGTGCAGGCTTATTTCGGCACCGAATCGCTGCCAGGGCTGCCGAATGAAAACGCTTTCCGGCAGGCGCTGGCGGCAGCTCTAGCCAAGCCCGACCGCGCCAGCTCGATCGCCTGCGTGGCCTTCGATTTGGATTTCTTCAATCGTCTGAATTACATGTACGGGCGGCCGCAAGCGGACGAAGCGTTGCGCGGCGTGGCCCGCTTGCTGACCAAATCGTGCCGACCCACGGACCTGGCGGCGTCGCGCGGCGACGACTGTTTTTGCGTTCTACTTCCTAACCGCAGCGAGGGGGAAGCTGGGCATTGGGCCGAACAGTTCCGCTCTCTGCTGGAAGAGACCCAGTTTTCCTTGGGAACCGCCGTCGAGAGTATCACGGCCAGCTTTGGCGTCGCGGCCGGCGTGCCCGGTGCCTGCCAGGCTGAGGAACTGCTCGAGCGGGCCAGCGAGGCGCTGCAAGCCGCGAAGCGTTCCGGGCGGAACTGCATCATGTTGCGAACCTCGCTCGATGACGATGCAAACGCCTGGACGAACCTGGGTGCACCCGGAAAACTGTTCGACCGCACTGTGGCCCGTGACGTCATGACGCCAAGTGCGATCACGCTCAAGCCGGACGACTCGATTGTACACGCAGCCGTGGTCTTCGAGCGGACAGCTCAACCGGCCGTGCCCGTCGTCGATCTCGAAGGCAATCTGATCGGGCTGCTCATGGCCGACGACCTGGCCGGGCGCGCCGTCGAAGGGCAGTATGCCACCGAGCGAGTTCGCGACCTCATGACCACGAACCCCGTGCGTTTCGGGGAGCAAGCGTTGTTCACGGAACTGGTGGGTTTTTTCAGCGAGGACCCACGCGCATTGGCCGTGATCACCGACGGGAGCCGGCCCACGGGAATCATCACCCGTAATGAGTTGGTGTCGCTGTCCGAACCGTTGACGGCCGAGAGTTTCGCCGCGCAGGATAACGATACCTCGACCAGCGACTATCTAATCGTGCCGGCGACGTCAACGAATTCCTAA
- a CDS encoding DNA polymerase Y family protein, producing MCVWLPQWPLQQWCATQPEGKNRPSDVLGDVQVTKNIATKKSGHAPGKSTGRSPGSRTAASETGLAVALYERTARGALQIAYCSSAARARSIRPGMPLAEATAVAADATRPAACCYQRYDPLAARAALVALATWCERFSPVVGLEEGPHPESLLLDVTGLGPLFGDESALITRVARELRAQGWQVRLALADTIGTAWAVAHYAPGASEMAGMIISPGESLLAVACLPVAALRLTNEQAGFLADLGLAQIGQLQALPRSSLAARLGPELLQRWDQLLGTAEEVIHAEALSPALEATWSFEQPVARNDVIEAVSERLLERLVGMLLREQRGVVRLECELLGSSRQQFVGNGLQVENRKGLAPHPALSPRERACEERHFSEKEYSLHEEKYSLREKDPQRESRMRIPVSVGLFRPSASPRYLFELVRMQLDRLRLTEPVAEIRIKIIKTELLECRQGELFEISAGRDDPRALAMLVDRLSSRLGRQCVLRVDLSSDAQPEEACRYESLVGNESARQPDRSLRERRGADRPTDRRSPRGKSQAANRGERHFKWSQRPLRLAPWPVPLAVVAVVPDGPLLWFTLGNERRHVTRSWGPERIETGWWRGRGVRRDYYRVETQDGHRHWLFRRRSDGQWFWHGNFD from the coding sequence TTGTGCGTCTGGCTCCCGCAGTGGCCACTGCAACAGTGGTGCGCCACGCAACCGGAGGGTAAGAACCGCCCCAGCGACGTCTTGGGGGACGTGCAAGTCACGAAAAACATTGCGACGAAGAAGTCGGGGCATGCGCCTGGTAAATCCACTGGACGATCGCCAGGCTCTCGAACGGCTGCGTCAGAAACCGGCCTGGCCGTGGCGCTTTACGAGAGAACCGCGCGCGGGGCGTTGCAAATCGCTTATTGTTCGTCCGCCGCGCGAGCGCGTTCGATCCGGCCTGGCATGCCACTGGCCGAAGCTACCGCCGTGGCGGCGGACGCGACACGCCCGGCCGCTTGCTGTTATCAACGTTACGATCCGCTCGCGGCGCGCGCGGCGCTCGTCGCCTTGGCCACCTGGTGCGAACGCTTTAGTCCCGTAGTGGGATTGGAAGAGGGTCCACATCCGGAAAGTCTACTCTTGGATGTGACCGGACTGGGCCCTTTGTTCGGCGACGAGTCAGCCTTGATCACGCGAGTCGCGCGCGAGCTGCGCGCGCAAGGGTGGCAGGTACGTTTGGCGCTGGCCGATACGATCGGCACGGCCTGGGCCGTGGCCCATTACGCACCCGGCGCCAGTGAGATGGCCGGCATGATCATTTCGCCAGGGGAATCTCTGTTGGCCGTGGCCTGCCTGCCGGTCGCGGCGCTGCGATTGACGAATGAGCAGGCCGGTTTTCTTGCAGACCTGGGGCTCGCGCAGATCGGACAATTGCAGGCGCTGCCACGGTCTTCGCTGGCAGCCCGCCTGGGGCCGGAACTGTTGCAGCGTTGGGACCAACTACTCGGCACGGCCGAGGAGGTGATCCACGCCGAGGCATTGTCGCCCGCGCTCGAGGCGACCTGGTCGTTCGAACAGCCGGTGGCGCGCAATGACGTCATCGAGGCGGTGAGCGAGCGATTATTGGAACGATTGGTCGGGATGCTGCTGCGCGAACAACGCGGCGTCGTGCGGTTGGAATGCGAACTACTAGGAAGCAGCCGGCAGCAGTTCGTGGGCAACGGGTTGCAGGTAGAAAATCGCAAGGGACTCGCCCCTCACCCTGCCCTCTCCCCGAGGGAGAGGGCTTGTGAGGAGCGCCATTTTTCAGAAAAGGAATATTCTCTTCACGAAGAAAAATACTCTCTTCGAGAAAAGGATCCGCAGCGCGAGTCGAGAATGCGGATCCCCGTATCGGTCGGACTGTTTCGTCCCAGCGCCTCGCCTCGCTATTTGTTCGAGTTAGTACGGATGCAACTCGATCGATTGCGTCTGACCGAGCCGGTGGCGGAGATTCGCATCAAGATCATAAAAACCGAACTATTGGAGTGTCGGCAAGGAGAACTGTTCGAGATTTCCGCGGGACGTGACGACCCACGCGCCTTGGCGATGCTGGTCGATCGGCTCAGCAGCCGCCTGGGACGGCAATGCGTGCTGCGCGTCGACCTGTCGAGTGATGCCCAGCCTGAGGAAGCTTGCCGCTACGAATCGCTGGTCGGCAATGAATCCGCGCGTCAGCCGGATCGCTCTCTGCGCGAGCGGCGCGGCGCGGACCGGCCCACGGATCGACGCTCGCCGCGCGGCAAGAGTCAGGCGGCAAATCGTGGCGAGCGGCATTTCAAATGGTCGCAGCGCCCCTTGCGTTTGGCTCCCTGGCCAGTGCCGCTGGCCGTGGTTGCCGTGGTGCCTGACGGTCCCCTGCTGTGGTTCACGCTAGGGAACGAACGACGTCACGTGACGCGCAGTTGGGGGCCCGAGCGGATCGAAACCGGCTGGTGGCGCGGGCGGGGCGTGCGTCGCGATTACTACCGCGTGGAAACTCAAGACGGCCATCGCCACTGGCTCTTCCGCCGCCGCAGCGACGGTCAATGGTTCTGGCACGGCAATTTTGATTGA
- a CDS encoding tubulin-like doman-containing protein, whose product MSATRSREPILGYEVTERIGAGGYGEVWKATAPGGLTKAIKFVYGYLDDERARRELKALSRVKLVRHPFLLSLERIEVVDGQLVIVTELADRSLKDRFEECKAGGMVGIPREELLGYLRDAADALDYMRDKYSLQHLDVKPENLLLVSGYVKVADFGLVKDIDDTRASMMGGLTPIYASPEVFDDRPSQCSDQYSLAIVYQEMLTDTLPFPGKTTAQLAAQHLQSRPRLTALPLQDKTIIERALCKDPTARYPTAREMVDALFAAGRSTSQARPAAPASGDTTPLATNETHPVRPTPIPAPETCTQMLDGGQPAASPSAAGSSSGTATCVGVVEKSSGPPSSEAPDLLSEPLGEAAPIHQASTQPGTAPLSHQPAPAPAPQRRARTQPTIRDLPPLDVTATATVRPTLFVGLGGTARLVLGQLQRRLADRFGDLKKVPAVQLLAADTNPDVEEGEQHAHTNAENLLAMPLRRPEDYRRGSTRLLAWMSRRWLYNIPRSLETEGLRPLGRLALVDHAETLVEQLNAALDTIADPATVAATAAATGLTLGEAAPRVTLVASISGGTGGGMALDVAYLLRNMVRARGLADDCLQILLLHWTSRNTAAHELAVANTFGTLSELDHFYRHGYPGEAAFELPAISADQSRLPNLYLVHLGGELGEHDLPGAARNVADYLFLGTATAAAGWLDAAQHESHPPQDGTATNDDIFLRTFGICRLGAGDELVGIAADAVCGALLEQWCGAVSDRHVRQSGAADRALRPPLGMLSSADIGRFASERIALMDLSLDTITDALERAAESCLGCDVDSFLSSEVTRIASLPLSAGSSGDLNDELHPQIAALDRALGMPASGAEATKLVATLEAHIREACRQQAQTLRAWAVELADNPRIRFAGAAQAIEELARHVRPLRDAAQKTRNKTIEEMRTAAVVVIGGKSRSRLWPARGTTSASPGDQHARLLQYANLKFMDTLFAMAMKFAQQLAWELTSIADSLSEARRELARLALLFEHEARPRHAVREGAAVAIDAALGAVLEQHRPQFLAQLDEEFQSIFVREHGGLWAGLAKGREFRESLVATLRSRSRIMMLGAVRSAALAQKPFEDSEKGTGGDELLSSCLTEAMPILSSCGGDRRLLVMCGQQQEGAALAESVTRCAGHAPSVVVDDAIDPVLCYEMAAVPLWEAAVSLIDGQPHCAALAARLHTRCDIEWSPLPLPS is encoded by the coding sequence ATGTCAGCGACCCGATCTCGCGAACCGATTCTCGGCTACGAAGTGACCGAGCGGATCGGCGCTGGCGGCTACGGCGAGGTGTGGAAGGCCACGGCTCCCGGCGGCCTGACCAAGGCTATCAAGTTCGTCTACGGTTATCTCGACGACGAACGGGCACGCCGCGAGCTGAAAGCGCTGTCGCGCGTCAAGCTTGTCCGCCATCCCTTCTTGCTCTCTCTGGAACGCATCGAGGTCGTCGACGGCCAACTGGTCATCGTTACCGAATTGGCCGACAGGAGCCTGAAGGATCGCTTCGAGGAATGCAAGGCCGGCGGCATGGTTGGCATCCCGCGCGAAGAGTTGCTCGGCTACCTGCGCGATGCCGCCGATGCGCTCGACTACATGCGCGACAAGTACTCGCTGCAGCATTTGGACGTCAAGCCTGAGAATTTGCTGTTGGTATCCGGCTATGTGAAGGTCGCGGATTTCGGGCTGGTCAAGGATATCGACGACACGCGCGCCTCGATGATGGGAGGGCTGACTCCCATCTATGCCTCGCCCGAGGTGTTCGACGACCGACCCAGTCAGTGCAGCGATCAATACAGCCTGGCGATCGTCTACCAGGAGATGCTGACCGATACGTTGCCGTTCCCCGGCAAAACCACGGCACAACTCGCCGCGCAGCATCTGCAAAGTCGCCCACGCCTGACGGCGCTGCCATTGCAAGATAAGACGATCATCGAGCGCGCCCTCTGCAAAGATCCAACCGCGCGCTACCCCACAGCGCGCGAAATGGTCGACGCGTTGTTTGCCGCAGGGCGTTCCACTTCCCAGGCACGACCGGCGGCGCCGGCCAGTGGTGATACGACGCCGCTCGCGACCAACGAAACCCATCCCGTGCGGCCGACGCCCATTCCGGCGCCAGAGACCTGCACACAGATGCTGGACGGTGGGCAACCGGCAGCGTCGCCTTCCGCTGCTGGCTCCTCATCGGGCACAGCGACATGCGTAGGAGTGGTCGAAAAGTCATCCGGACCGCCATCCAGCGAGGCGCCAGACCTATTGTCCGAGCCGCTCGGCGAGGCGGCGCCCATCCACCAAGCTTCGACGCAGCCGGGCACAGCGCCGCTTAGCCATCAGCCGGCTCCTGCGCCCGCCCCCCAACGACGTGCGCGGACACAACCCACGATTCGAGACCTTCCCCCTCTCGACGTCACAGCCACCGCAACTGTTCGGCCGACACTGTTCGTCGGATTGGGCGGAACAGCACGCCTGGTGCTCGGGCAATTGCAAAGGCGATTGGCAGATCGCTTCGGCGATTTGAAAAAAGTGCCGGCTGTGCAATTGCTGGCCGCGGATACGAATCCCGACGTCGAAGAAGGCGAGCAGCACGCCCATACCAACGCCGAAAACCTGTTGGCGATGCCTTTGCGTCGGCCCGAGGATTACCGCCGTGGCTCGACCAGACTCCTGGCATGGATGAGTCGTCGCTGGTTGTACAACATTCCGCGCTCGCTCGAGACCGAGGGTTTGCGTCCGCTGGGACGGTTGGCACTCGTGGATCATGCCGAGACGCTGGTTGAGCAATTGAATGCCGCTCTGGATACGATCGCAGATCCGGCGACCGTGGCGGCGACCGCCGCCGCCACAGGATTGACGCTGGGAGAAGCGGCGCCGCGCGTGACGCTCGTGGCATCGATCTCGGGTGGTACCGGGGGCGGCATGGCGTTGGACGTGGCCTATTTGCTGCGCAACATGGTGCGTGCTCGTGGCCTGGCCGACGATTGCCTGCAAATCTTGCTTTTGCATTGGACCAGCCGCAACACCGCGGCACACGAGCTGGCCGTGGCCAATACGTTTGGAACGCTCAGCGAGCTGGACCACTTCTATCGCCACGGCTATCCGGGCGAAGCGGCGTTTGAACTGCCGGCGATTAGCGCCGACCAGTCGCGCCTGCCGAATTTGTATCTCGTGCATCTCGGCGGCGAGTTAGGTGAACACGACTTGCCAGGCGCAGCGCGCAACGTGGCCGATTATTTGTTCCTGGGCACAGCGACGGCCGCTGCTGGCTGGCTCGACGCAGCGCAACATGAATCACACCCGCCGCAAGATGGAACAGCGACCAACGACGACATTTTCCTGCGCACGTTTGGTATTTGCCGATTAGGCGCCGGTGACGAGCTGGTCGGCATCGCGGCTGATGCTGTGTGCGGTGCGCTCCTTGAACAGTGGTGTGGCGCTGTGTCGGACCGCCACGTTCGGCAGTCCGGGGCGGCCGATCGCGCCCTCCGGCCGCCGCTCGGCATGTTGTCCAGTGCTGACATCGGCCGGTTCGCAAGCGAGCGCATCGCACTTATGGATCTGTCGCTCGACACCATCACCGATGCCTTGGAACGAGCGGCCGAATCTTGCCTGGGATGCGATGTCGATTCGTTCCTGAGCAGTGAAGTCACTCGAATCGCTTCGTTGCCGCTCAGCGCGGGTAGTTCTGGCGATCTGAATGACGAGCTGCATCCGCAAATCGCCGCGCTCGATCGCGCGTTGGGAATGCCGGCCTCGGGCGCCGAGGCGACCAAACTCGTTGCAACGCTCGAAGCTCATATTCGCGAGGCCTGCCGGCAGCAGGCCCAAACGCTGCGTGCCTGGGCGGTGGAATTGGCCGACAATCCGCGCATCCGTTTTGCCGGAGCAGCGCAAGCCATCGAAGAGTTGGCTCGCCACGTCCGACCATTGCGTGACGCGGCCCAGAAGACCCGTAACAAGACCATCGAGGAAATGCGCACGGCGGCCGTGGTGGTGATCGGCGGCAAGTCTCGCTCGCGCTTATGGCCGGCACGCGGTACGACCTCGGCCTCGCCAGGTGATCAGCACGCGCGCTTGCTGCAATACGCCAATCTGAAATTCATGGACACGCTGTTTGCGATGGCCATGAAGTTCGCTCAGCAGTTAGCCTGGGAGCTAACCTCGATTGCCGACAGCTTATCCGAGGCCCGCCGCGAGTTGGCCCGCCTGGCGTTGTTGTTCGAGCACGAGGCCCGCCCCCGCCACGCCGTGCGCGAAGGAGCCGCCGTGGCGATCGACGCCGCGCTCGGCGCCGTCCTCGAACAGCACCGGCCGCAGTTCCTGGCCCAATTGGACGAAGAGTTTCAAAGTATTTTTGTGCGCGAACACGGTGGGCTGTGGGCTGGACTGGCAAAAGGAAGAGAATTCCGTGAGTCGCTGGTCGCAACACTCCGCTCGCGCTCGCGGATCATGATGCTGGGCGCCGTTCGTTCCGCGGCGCTGGCGCAAAAGCCATTCGAAGATAGCGAGAAAGGAACGGGCGGCGACGAGTTGCTCAGTTCCTGCCTCACTGAAGCCATGCCGATACTGAGCAGTTGCGGCGGCGATCGGCGCCTGCTGGTGATGTGTGGCCAGCAGCAGGAGGGCGCGGCGCTGGCTGAGTCGGTAACAAGATGTGCCGGTCATGCCCCGTCGGTGGTCGTCGACGATGCCATCGACCCCGTGCTGTGCTACGAGATGGCCGCGGTGCCGTTATGGGAGGCAGCCGTTTCTTTGATCGACGGGCAGCCGCACTGCGCGGCGCTTGCCGCACGGCTGCATACGCGCTGCGACATCGAATGGTCGCCGTTGCCGCTGCCGAGTTGA
- a CDS encoding PTS sugar transporter subunit IIA yields the protein MPDEDFDLERLAAYLHLDLNQVTKLAERGKLPGRKVAGVWRFAQAEIHHWLEERIGLSDSFELARVEEALARHREATAESPESITDMLPLVAIEIPFPARTRNSVITSMIDVAARTGWLWDPEKMSEAVRSREDMFPTALETGVALLHPRRPLGGILDRPFLALGITDRGVPFASQRGMLTDVFFLICSSEDRGHLQTLARLSRLLAEPGFLTALRGVTSAVAAHDLIVEQEGKLPN from the coding sequence ATGCCGGACGAAGATTTCGATCTCGAGCGGTTGGCCGCGTATCTGCACCTGGACTTGAACCAGGTGACGAAGCTCGCCGAACGCGGCAAGCTGCCCGGCCGTAAAGTGGCCGGCGTGTGGCGATTCGCGCAGGCCGAGATTCATCATTGGCTCGAAGAGCGGATCGGACTGTCGGACTCGTTCGAATTGGCCCGCGTCGAAGAAGCGCTTGCCCGACATCGCGAGGCAACCGCCGAATCGCCGGAGTCGATTACGGATATGCTGCCACTCGTGGCCATCGAGATTCCCTTTCCGGCCCGCACGCGCAATTCGGTGATCACTTCGATGATCGACGTGGCAGCGCGCACCGGTTGGCTGTGGGATCCCGAAAAGATGTCCGAAGCCGTACGCAGCCGCGAGGACATGTTTCCCACTGCGCTTGAAACGGGAGTCGCCCTACTGCATCCGCGCCGGCCGTTGGGCGGCATTCTCGACAGGCCGTTTCTGGCCTTGGGGATCACAGATCGTGGCGTGCCATTCGCCAGTCAGCGCGGAATGTTGACCGACGTGTTCTTTCTGATTTGTTCCAGCGAAGATCGTGGCCACCTGCAAACGCTGGCCCGACTGAGCCGGCTGCTGGCCGAACCCGGCTTCCTGACCGCCTTGCGTGGCGTGACGTCTGCGGTTGCGGCCCACGATCTGATTGTCGAACAGGAAGGAAAACTACCCAATTAG